The Oncorhynchus clarkii lewisi isolate Uvic-CL-2024 chromosome 23, UVic_Ocla_1.0, whole genome shotgun sequence genomic interval AGCCCTAGATTTGGAAGAATATAATGTATAAATACTTTAATGAGAGTTGTGTCTAAACTTAATCTCATCATAACCAAAAAAAGATTCCATTGACTATTCTTTTGTTGTCATGGAAGACTTTGTAAACAAATTATTTATGGTTTCAAATCATGTTAAATAAATATTATGCCATGTCATTGGCACAACAAGAATCAAGTGTCATGTAcaatgttgtcatgttgtttttTTGGTGATACAGAGTGATACCAACCTTCTCCTGAAGCTCATGGCGCATTTTACGCATGACATGTGCATGCAGCCCGAGAAACATCACCAGAGAGGTCGCAGTGCTCGCTGTAGTCTCGTGGCCACCGAATAGCAATTCTGTGGCAGACTCTTTTATCTCCTGAGGGAAACAAATAAAGAACGGTTCATGGAGTAAATGACAGTGTATAGAATCAAATTGCTAAATGAAAGGCATCTGGTTACCTCCATGCTTAGTCGCTCCTcgttcctctctccattctcAATCAATAACTGCAGAGCATCTTTGTAGTTATTGTTGTTATCAATATTGGACAGCTTATTTTTGATGTTTTGCTCTATCTTTGAGTGGATGATGTTGCGTGCTTTCAGACCCTAAATTGAATGGTGAAAAATATCGGTAAAAAATTTTTGCGCGCACACTGGAGCCCCATGTGATGCAGGCCAGGGCTGTTTTAATCAATCAATCGTATCATTTGACAGACAACTTACCCGGTACAAGCCGCTGAAAGGAACATCGATTGGTAGGGAGAAAAGGTTATTTATCATTTCTTTGAACGCTTCCACTAATTCCAGCTCGTCGGTCTTTGTTTGCTCGGGCTCGAAGCCAAGCAGGATCCTCATTGCGATGCGGAACATGAGGCGCTTCATCTCTGGGTACACTAGCACACAAGAGTCGCTTTGCAGCCAGCTATGCACTGCACATCTCACCTCCTCCCGGATCACAGGAATATACTCTTTCAGTGCTTCTCCAGAAAAGGCTTTCATGATCGCCTGCAGGCAAACAGGAGAGAGCGTTTTAAGGGCACGTTATAAGGACACCGCTGTAAAACTCAAGGTAAATTACAATTTTGTTTTTCATCGTAAGCATAAACCATGAGCTTCCTACACAGACATGTAGGCTACTCTACGTATTTCCTACCTTTTTCTTGCTCTTGTGGAGCGCGCCATGCGCATTGGAGAGGGCGTGCGACCCGAGAATGAGTCGCACTGATGCTGGCCACTGAGCCGCGACCAATTTGTGTTCCGACATCAGAATCTGTTTCACATGTTCTGAACCCATTACCCGCACCGTGGGACTCCCAAAGAGATGCGTCTTATAAATATATCCATATTTCTGACGTTTTATTTTTAGGAATTTTCTTCTCTAGAAATATAAATGAGAAGAATAAATGGATGAATAGATACTGTAAATGTCATTCATATCAATGGCTTGAATGAGGCTACATAACAATCCTTCAATTTATTCAATAGCATACTGTTTTCTGGTAGGACATTTGAGCCTGATGCATCACCCCAACAATAACTAATTAATAGCAGCCTGCTGCACACTGCAAATATAGGGAGGAACTGAGTTTTCAGTTTGTTTCCATCATCAGTTACCTGTAGGACCATCTGAAGCGTCTCGCCAAGGAAGGGCAGTCCCATGGTACCCGGAGGAAGAGGACTCTGACAGGTTGGATCACTTCCACTAATGACGTAAATTTCCCACAGTTTCATCGCCGTCACGATCAGAAGGAGTGGGAGCAGGAGAGTGCAAAGACATGTTACGAATAACGTGTAGAAACCCATCTCGAGGAGAAGTGTACGGATGGACCGCAGGAGTGGACTGGTATGTCTCACCCTCCATTCTGCGCTTTTATACGCCCGTTTCCCCCCAACTAGTTGCCCCATCTTACCTTGGGTCAGACAAATTAGTTCACTCAGAGTTCATCTTTAATTGTGCAGCTCTTGCTCGCGCGCCCCGTGCTCCGCCCACAGCGGACAGGCCCGAATGTTTAACCATTTCTTGGGTGCGCATAGGCTACCACTTACACAGTAGCCCCACACCAGAATGCAAGCCTCTGGCTTTGAAAATGACCTCTTTGTTTACCCAATATATCGTGTTCTTAATTTACAGCATGCACGCATCACTGTAGTTGTGTTAGGGTCTACATAGTAGGAGACTAATCGGTCTTGATTACTTTAGAAAATGAATTATACTTCCCATGAAGAGGACACCCAGGCTTGACGCATGCGTCAGTAGGCTATGAGAAGCGTTGCTTCTGTGTTCACTGTGTAGGCATATCAATGTATTGTCTTATATTTTTCAAACGGCAATGAATTAATGTTTTGTATTTAGTTTAGGCTACTCAATGGGCTTACAGTTAATTACTATATTACTTTGAAATGTCGATGCCATCTAACACTCTACAAATCACCATCCTCTTTGGACCCTCTGTTTAAAACCCACGACCGCAGCGCGATTCCAACAGAGGTAGGGGCAGTGACGCTCTATCCCATTCCCATGCGCTGACCTGCATGTGACCTACAACACGGACGGTGACATCCGTGTGAACTCCGGCGCCAAAATGTCGCCAAGTTCACTGTCCATCAAATAACGAGTTACAGGGCCCTATAGAACACATAATTAGAGAGGAGTTCGCGTCATTACAGTCTTACAGTCATCTATTCTGTCTATCACGACAATCAAATTGAGGTCATAAATATACCATCTCTCAATCTAGGCCAAATGAGATCAGGATTTCATacaggttttccaatgtctcaatCAACCTATAGGGAATATAGCCTACAATTTAGCATAATTTCAACCTTTTTGAATATAATTTTAGAAGGGTAATTTTACTCTGATGCTTTTAACttggaaagagtgtgtgtgtatgtgtgtgtgggggggaaatACTTTCGTAATCTATAGAGGAAATTCAGATGGTGAGCTATTGGTTTACCATTCTTTGCTGTGAAAATGATGCTGTGAAATATCATTGGTGTTGTGATCACAGCCTGTGGAGTGCAGCTAACAAAGCCGTCAACTAAATTGAGGGTCAATAGGGCAAAGTTAACTGGTTCACTAGAGGGTCACACTGCCATCCGAGTTCACTCTGAAGGTGTAATCTCTTGCAGGTTCAGTTCATCTTCGAGGGCGGAGCCTGTCAGATGATATGCAAATCTCCTTTTGGTTATGGAATTTAATGTTATGAGTTGGTGAATGAAAACAGACCCAATTAAGAATAAGACTTTACACTTTACGCTAACAATTGACTATATTTCGGCATATCCAATTAAAAACATACAATATGTCATGAAAGATTGAATAGGCTTATACTGTGATAATACTGGCACACTTTCAAATGTCATATGATTAAAACCTTAACCATGTTATCTATGAACAAGTTCATATTTTTCTTTTAATAGAGCGGGAATCTATTCATTGTGGTTAACATGATGGCAACAATTGCACATTTTGTCATGGTAGAATTTCCTATCCAATGGCAAAAATACACCTTTTTGCAATTTAATCTTTACATCGTTCTATAGATAATACGAGCAATACACAAAACAATACACATATTGAATCAATAGgacaaatactgtatatacacactccGTAAAGGAGAAAAAGTGCTATCTCCTTCCATGAATCCATCTTAATTAACTGAGTCATTTCACAGCGCTTCCATCATGCTTCAAAATCAACAAGCGATTATTTATAAAGATGAcacatgtaataataataataggttaTATTCTCTAGGTAACGTTATATAATTGCATGTTGATGTATAGCCTCTAAATAATCGAATAAAAGCTCTAGGCCTATATGGTTTTGTTTTAACGGTCTAAGCTTTACATTAGTTAATGTCTTATGATATCTAAATAACTAGGTCTATTCATAATTATTCCATCTTAACACAGACTTAGCCGAAATGTTCTATAAATAAAGCTTATTGGTACTACTTCATTGTATACACACATAACTTTATACACACACCTACTGTTGGCCTATATGTTGGCCTATATCTCATTTATATCTACtcacataaacacatacattttGAAGGTATTTCTAAATGTTTTTCGTGGAGACCAAGTGCAAGATCTGTAAGACAGTTTCGCATTATAGACGGACATTATAGACGCACATCCTGAGCACAAATAATGTTTGTTCTGAGAAGAAAGCCCTACTCGTCCATTATATATTGCATTAGGGTGCTTAAAAATTATATATCATCTTTCGATTTGCTATGTTATAAAGTGAGCGCCCGGATGTCCGTGAACAATAGCAAAAGTTTCCCGTCACCTTTCCCAGTGGGTGAAAAAAAGGCGATCTTGGCGATAAGCAGGTCATCGAAGGTCACTGGCACCATGCCTTGCTTCCACTCTTCAATGACCACCATGTTTTTACCATTTCCACGATATTCGGAACGAAGAGGAAAGGTTTCTTGACTATGTATTCTGATTTAATAACTTAATATTGTAATTGCGAAAAGTTCATGAGCTTAATGTCTTTAATAACACAATTACTTATCTCAACTCTATCGGAGTAGGCTATCGTAATTGAAATTCACATGCAGTCCATTGACGGGATGGACTATTGGCACCGTCTGCATCTTGGGGAATGTATCCGTGGCGAGGGTCCATTTGCACGTGCCAATCACCTCAACGGCCAGGGTTTTTAATATCATTTGGGCAAGTTCCTTTCCGACACAACTCCTTATTCCGCCACCAAATGGAACGTAATTAAAGCGCCCAGTCTTGCTCTCTTCACGCTCGGAACCGAAGCGGTCTGGGTCGAATATCTCAGGGCTCTGGAACACTGCAGCTGTCTCATGTGTGTCTCGGATGCTGTACATCACACTCCATCCTTTAGGAATCTGGTAGCCCTTGGAAGAAgagagacaaaacaaacattcaaactTCAACACAATCCTGACAAGATAAAAAGTTGCTATTGGCAAGCGAAAACCTCTTTATGGTCAGATTTAATGCTCTTTGACTTTCTGAAATGTTAAGGCAGTATCATCTGTATCTCACAACATATCACATAGACGATAAACATAAATCAATTGTAATTTAATCAGTATTAATCAAGTTGTAATAACCCGACTAGAATAGATCTCATTGTACCCAATTAAAATACTGAAATAGCGTTGTATATGCTTTCGAATAATGGTTTATGTTCTAGCCAGTTGAGGGGCTAATTTCCCGACATCACAGTAGATCGAATGTATCATAATGGTGTGTGGCCTGTTCATGGGTTTTTTCTAAGGTCAGCTTCCATAGTGCGCTTCCGCCGTGCTCAAGAAGCTCGCGTATGATATACTTACGTCCAATTCGAATGTTTGCAGCACCGTCCTGTATCCTCCAGATACTGGCGGGAGAAACCGCAGCACCTCCTTGACAACACAGTCAATGTAACGGAGCTGGCTCAGTTTCTCCATAGTTAAGCAAGGAATATGAGACCGAGAACACGGTGCCTCTTCGTTTTCATCCGGTGCGCAATGAAAAGTCCCGTTCCCATTCATCAAGGGGGTGGTCTCTGCGTCTAGAGGCCGATGTTCCCCTTGTTCGACCGCAAGAGGACAATTCAGACCATTTTCTTTGCTGGAGCAGCTGTGGGCGCTGTGTGCGTCGCAGCCGAGACCCTCTGACTCCAGCTCTATCTGGGCTTTCTCCACCACAGCGGGGTGCCGCAGGAGCTGAAGAATAAGCGAAGTGGAAGCACTGGCCGTAGTTGAGTGAGCAGCAAATATTAACTCCACCGCGGTTTCCTAGACACCAGAGACAGAACACAATTAACCTTTTATTTAGGCTACAATATTGGGCATTTGCTTTGGTGATCCAAAGTAAATAATTGGTGATTTCAAAATACTAGGCTATAAACTTCCAAATAAGACTATACAATGGAAAATGTGGGATGTTGTGTATTACAGTTATATAGCCAAAGCAGAATGGATAAACTGGGCTGTTTTTTAAAACTATAATTTACCTTCAACTCCTGCATGCTCAGTTCATGTCCGTTTTCCTTGGCACTGCTCAACATGTAATCGAAAGCGTCATAGTACTCCTCAGACTGTTGTTTCTGCATTTTCTCCTCTATGATTTTCTGCATGCACGTATGTAGGATTTCCCTGGCTTTAATTCCCTGAGAAGAAAACATAAATCAGCATAGTCTTATCGATATTTAACTGCCTCGATGAGATATTTCCATCCAGTGTTTGACATTCTATTATATGTATAATTGCCCATTCGGTTGTAATACTACATTTGGGTGTGCAAGTTTTTTGTTTTCCATGCAAATTATTAACTAAAGCAAAATAGTTCGTCATGCCACACCATACAATATGACTTAGGCTACAATTGTTTTTTGATAACATGTAAAGATATTGATAATACATAAGAGTTATAATTTCGGGGTTATAATTTCTCTGCATTAACCAAACCGTTTAACAATGATTAAAACATAAATAACATATGCGAATAATTTTACAGCATTATAACATTGTTGGCTGTAGGCTCACTCACTTTGCGGAGGCCACTCATAGGTGCGTCAATTGGTAATGAGAAGAGGTTGTTCATGAGTTGCTCAAAGATCTTAGAAAGGTATACTATGCGTTTTTCCTCCATCTTCAGTCCCAACAAGACTCTGACTGCAATGCGAAATGTGAGAGATTTGGCTGCGACGTAAACATCCACTGGGCCAGGCTCCGAGCACCACTTTGCAATTTCAGACTTGACAATATCTTGCAAGCGGGGTAGGTAAGTCTCCAAGGCCCCGCGGCTAAACACTTTTGCTAAGATCTTAAAGGAAAGGAAAGCATAATAAAAAGTTAGCACCTGGTTGGTACAAGGTACTCCAGACAACAATTGAATAATACTTGAGACGAAATTAATTCTCCCTATACTTACATATTTATTACCAATGCTCTATGTAAAAACTCAATAACAACAGAAGGAAATTAAATGCAGATTGTATTGCCTTGATTTCTCTCTGGCAAGTAATAGGCCTATTCTGCATTTCCTTTGAAGATGCGTTCAGTTTGCAGGCCTAGAAGATGGCCAAGCCTCACCAAGTTGTATCCGGCAAACTATACGCTTATGGGACATGTTGATGTAATCGATTTTACTAATCGTTTTTACTAATCTTCTTTTCATCCTTacttttctcttcttcttgtgCAGCTCTCCGACAGAGTTGACCAGGGTGTTTGGTCCCAGGATAATGCGGGTGCTCTGGGGCCACTGCGTGCAGACCAAGTTGTGTTCTCCTAGCAAGATTTTACGGATGTTTTCTGCACCAGTTACCCGGATAACAGGCTTTCCTAAAAGGTGAGTTTTAAAAACGTTGCCATGCTTCTCTCTCCTGGAGATGTGGAAGTTGGATCCCTGTcataaaacacaaacacacacaaaagctGTATAAAGGGGTGTTAATTTCACGTGTACTATAGAGGGCGCGTAGCCTTATGGCTATACCCGTGCCTCTTAGTTTACGCCCAGTCTGGAAGCAGAATACATTCCTACAGGAAAGCGGTGTGGAAGTGAAGTGAAAACGTCTGTTTTCACCGCAAGAATGAATTACATGCGCTCATCAAGTCCACACATGTATAGTTCCATGGACACATTATCTAGGCCTACTGAACTGAGTGAgatccaatgtttttttttaataagtTGTGTACTGTTTTTTGTTTACATAATCTTTTAATTACACTAATTGCATGAGATAAAGCaaccttttttttaaaacacaaaCCAAATTCTTTAGCTCAACACATGCATGGTGACATACGTCGCGTAAACGCCGATAGCCTATCTTAGAACGCTAGTAAAAAACGCAACATTCCTCATACCTGAAAGAGCCAGTGGAAAGTTTCTCCCACCAGCGGCCAGCCCATGGATCCATTGGGTAGCGGGAACTTGCACTCCTTGTCCCGCATAATGGTCCACCTGAAAGTCCACAGTTGCCTGGAGACGGCAAGCAGGATCAGGGCGGAGAGCACAGACATGAGCGCTGTGAGCAGCGCTGACAAGTGACTGAGCTCCAGAAGGAACATTTCCAAACATCCACGTGCTACTGTGCAAACTCTGACGCGTGCTTCTTTCTCTGTccaggagagagaaaacatttaattggaaacaaacaaaaaacgttCATAGAGCTTTTAGGTTGAAATTGTTTCTAATGCAACGTATTTCACTTGTAAGATGTCAGACACATCTTTATATGGCAAGCCTGGTTTCTGATAATTATGCAGAATAAATTGTTGAAATAAACTTAACGGGATTAAATAGGCTAAACGATACTATATATACTGGAACTCTACTTCATTCCGCCTCCATTTACTTCCCCTTGAATGAAGAGAAACGGACAAGTATTCCCAAAAACTTGTACAGGTTACATGCGCCGGCTTGTCTATTTATGTGCATTTATACAGTCCAGGGGGCTCAATAACCCCAAGGCGTCCCGCGTTTACAGTGCATGGTAGGTAATAAATCAGACAAGAGCGGGGGGATAAATTCACATTGATTGAAATACAGTACAGCTGGCCAACGCATCCAAGGCGGATGCTGACTAAGAATAATAGTCTATACCTTTAAAAAAGTAGCCTATATTGAAAGTGTTTGAAGCGTGAGAAAACACCAAAACACCACAGAAAACAACTCGAATATTGAAGAAGGGGATGTACCTCGTCTTACCTCGTCTTAAATGTAGAACCAAGTCGCTGACAGCAGCGAGAAACTCCAAACGTTTTCCTCCACAATGTATGGTTCGCACTGCGCTTTATAAATATTGGAACACTACATGATCCACCTTCGCAGATGACGTATAACGTTGTTTTGAATATCTAAAGAGCTTGACACATCGCCAGGATTGGAGAAAAGTTTGTGATCATATAGCACTCGGAGATTGAGTGAGCGCGAGCGGGGCGTCTTTGAAAGAGCGTGTAGGGTATGTGGATCGAATGGCAGCGGATTGAGGAGACAGGTAACCAACCAATCGCTGAAATCCCTCAGTTTGACTGACTCTTCAGTTCACATAGACCAGTCTTCAATAGGTATGGACA includes:
- the LOC139381581 gene encoding cytochrome P450 26A1-like gives rise to the protein MGQLVGGKRAYKSAEWRVRHTSPLLRSIRTLLLEMGFYTLFVTCLCTLLLPLLLIVTAMKLWEIYVISGSDPTCQSPLPPGTMGLPFLGETLQMVLQRRKFLKIKRQKYGYIYKTHLFGSPTVRVMGSEHVKQILMSEHKLVAAQWPASVRLILGSHALSNAHGALHKSKKKAIMKAFSGEALKEYIPVIREEVRCAVHSWLQSDSCVLVYPEMKRLMFRIAMRILLGFEPEQTKTDELELVEAFKEMINNLFSLPIDVPFSGLYRGLKARNIIHSKIEQNIKNKLSNIDNNNNYKDALQLLIENGERNEERLSMEEIKESATELLFGGHETTASTATSLVMFLGLHAHVMRKMRHELQEKHLLGAQSEDKPLSIELLEQLKYTSCVIKETLRINPPVPGGFRVALKTFELNGYQIPKGWKVIYSICDTHDVLDTLMNKEEFQPERFLDKSPDDSSRFGYIPFGGGARTCVGKEFAKVVLKVFLVEVVTRCDWTLLNGPPTMKTGPTVYPVDNLPTKFSRYGDKCIQNN
- the LOC139381519 gene encoding cytochrome P450 26B1-like, whose amino-acid sequence is MFLLELSHLSALLTALMSVLSALILLAVSRQLWTFRWTIMRDKECKFPLPNGSMGWPLVGETFHWLFQGSNFHISRREKHGNVFKTHLLGKPVIRVTGAENIRKILLGEHNLVCTQWPQSTRIILGPNTLVNSVGELHKKKRKILAKVFSRGALETYLPRLQDIVKSEIAKWCSEPGPVDVYVAAKSLTFRIAVRVLLGLKMEEKRIVYLSKIFEQLMNNLFSLPIDAPMSGLRKGIKAREILHTCMQKIIEEKMQKQQSEEYYDAFDYMLSSAKENGHELSMQELKETAVELIFAAHSTTASASTSLILQLLRHPAVVEKAQIELESEGLGCDAHSAHSCSSKENGLNCPLAVEQGEHRPLDAETTPLMNGNGTFHCAPDENEEAPCSRSHIPCLTMEKLSQLRYIDCVVKEVLRFLPPVSGGYRTVLQTFELDGYQIPKGWSVMYSIRDTHETAAVFQSPEIFDPDRFGSEREESKTGRFNYVPFGGGIRSCVGKELAQMILKTLAVEVIGTCKWTLATDTFPKMQTVPIVHPVNGLHVNFNYDSLLR